In the genome of Streptomyces sp. P3, the window GACGCCGACAACACCACCTACCGCTACGACCTGGAGGAGTCCCTGCTCCCCTACCTGGAGATGCGGGGCAAGCTCAAGCGCTCCACGATGGACCCGTCCCTGAGGCTCATCCCCTTCAAGGACACGAAGCACCACAAGGAGAGCCTCTACAGCTACTACAACCGGCTCTGCGAGATCGACGACCAGGTCTGCTACCCCTGGGTCGCCCAGGTCTTCTCCGGATTCACGCTGAAGCAGCTCAAGGGGTACGTCGACGACCTCCTGGCGTACGGCAAGCCCGTCCCGGCCGAGTACTACGACGGTGACCGACTGACGCAGACCCAGGTGCAGCCGCCGCAGTTCTACCGGGGCATGCAGGAGCTGTACCACGTCCTGCGGGACAACGGCATCGAGGTCTACGTCGTCAGCGCCGCCGGCGAGGAGCTGGTCCGGGACGTCCTGTCCGACCCCGCACACGGCTACGGCGCCGAGCCCCAGAACGTGATCGGCGTCTCCATGCTGCTCAAGGACCCGGTCACGGGGAAGCTCACCACCGCCCGCAAGGAGATCTCCGAGGGCCGCTACGACCCGCGTGAACTGGCCGACGACAAGCTGACCTCGAGCCTGTGGGCCCCGCTGACCTGGTTCCAGGGCAAGCCCGCCGCCATCAGCACGTACATCGACCAGTGGCGCAAGCCGATCCTGGTCGCGGGCGACACTCCGGTCAGCGACGGCCCCATGCTCTTCCAGTCCCTCGACGTGGAGCACGGCGGTGCCAGGATCTGGGTGAACCGCAAGGACAAGTACCTCACGCAGATCCAGGACATGCAGAAGGCGAACGCGGCCCGGCAGGAGGAGCTCGGCCAGCCGGTGACCGCCGACAAGAACTGGCTCGTGGTCAAGCCGGACGAGATCCGCTGACCCACGGCCGCACCACTACCGCACATCGACCGCACCACGACCCACCCCGGCCGGCCGGGGCTCGGCGTCAGCCCTCCGTGCGGCTGGGCAGTCGTCAGCCCGGGCGGGGGAAGTGTCAGGTGTAGCCGTTCGGGTAGCGCACCCGCTGGAGCGCGCCTGACACCTGGTGCGGCGACAAGAAGCGCCTGCCCGTCCTGCTGGTGTTCAACCGCATCGGCGAGCGCAACCCCAACCGCATCTTCCCGCGCCTGCAAGAGATGACCCGTCAACTGTGCCAGGGGCAGCGGCATACGGGCTTCCACGACTACTACGGGAGCATTCCGATCATCGTGACTGGGCTGAAGAACCTGCGCGAGCACGGTCCGAAAGGATCGGTTTTCCTCCGCTTCGGCCGCGACCACACGCAGCCCCCTGCGGGAGGCGATCGGCAATCCCCGCTGTGAGGTGGCCGATGCCCGTGCCCGCGTAGTGGTCAGGGTCCGGGAGGAGGAGTTCCAGGCACAGGCGCGCCGGGCGGCTCAGGAGCAGGCGGCGAAGCAGGCAGCCGAGCGGGAGGCCCGTCGTCCCGTCTGCACCGGCTGCGGGGCGAAGTTCACCGACGAACGGTGGGAGGCGGCACAGGGACAGGCGAAGGACTGGGGAGCCTCGAAGGACTCCCACCCGCATTTGTGTGACAGTTGCAAGCACGCAGCGCAGCCCGGGCCGCCGACGGGTGTCTGGGCGGCGGTGCGGGGTGTCGGCGTGCCGGGCCTGGATCGCGGTGGTGGTGGGCGTCGCCCGCTGGGGGTCGGGCCGGACCTCGTGGTGTCTGCCTCCAGCCAGGTGTGGAAACCGGCGTAGAGGTGGGTTGCCGGGGGCGGGTGAGCGCGTTCCCCGGCGGGGTCAGTGCTCCGGTGAGAGGGCCGGGAGTCGTCGGCGAGGCAACGCTGGCGGAGCGGTGGGGGTGTGGGCTGTGGTGTTGTGGGCCCTGCGGGTGGGTGTGGGTCGGGTGTGTCAGTGTCGGGTGCGGTCGTTGGTCTGGTTTCCGGTCGCGTCGCCGGGCGGGCTTTCCGGCATGAGGTGAGGGGGGTTGTCGGGGAGTGTGGTGCGGGTGGTTCGGTCGGGGGTGACCCGTTCCGTTGTTTCGGTTTCCAGCATGAGCTGTGGTGTGGTGTGTTGGTCGTGGCGGCGTTCGGTGTTGGTGTGTGCTGGGGGTGTGTTATTCGGCGACGCAGGTATAGCCGGTCCAGGTGTAGACGTGGAGTTGTTGGTCGTTGTTGTGGGTGATGGTGGTGTGGGTGGGTTCGAAGTGTTCGTAGCGGTTGCCTTTGAGGAGTTTGATTTTGGTGGTGGTGTCGGCGATGTAGCGGATGCGGTCTTCGTCGGTGAGTTGGAAGGCGGGTCCGCCTTTGAGTATGGCGTTGGGTTGGTTCATGGGGTGTCTCCTTTGGGTGCGGGTGCGGGTGCGGGTGCGGGTGCGGGTGCGGGTGCGGGGTGTGGGGTGTGGGTCTGCTTTGGTTGTGGGGGTGTTGTGGTGTGAGCAGGATAGGAGGGGGTCCTAAACCGGTTCTTAAGGAACCGTCTAAACTGGGTTTATCACTAGGCTGGCGGCCGTGATGGCGATGGTGGGGCGTCTGGTGCCGGACGGTTTGCGGGAGTTGTTCCAGCGAGTGGCGCCAGCTGCTCCGGTGTGGTCCCCGGGGAGTTGGCCGAGCCGGGTGGGGGTGTGGCGGGCGCTAGTGTGGCTTTATGGCGTGGGTTCACCGTCTGGGCGTATGAGCGTTCATGGCACTGGCGTTGATCGTGATGGTGAGTTGTGGGTTCGGCGTTTTCATCCGTCGGGGGGTGCGGGGGTGCGGGGGTGAGGGGGTGCGGTTGGTGTGTCTTCTGCATGCGGGTGGGACGGCGTCGGTCTTCTTCTCTTAGAAGCCGTTGTCTTTCCGGATGTGATCACTGAGTTTCCGCTGCTCAGGCATGGTTCCGGTGTCGTCGTGGGAGCGTTCGGGCGATCAGTTCGTCCTGGATGATGCGGAGGTGGCCGGTGGCGTCGGTGATGGGGTTGCTGGAGGAGCGGGAGGCCGTTGCCCGGGTGCGGGTGGAGGAACTTCAGGTGGAGGCGGACCGGATCTTGTCCGAACTCGCCGCGGCCGAGGCGGTGTTGGAACGCCGGGCGATCGCTCGGGCGGAGCTGGCCGAGGCCCTGGCCGCCCCTGGTGATGCGGCGGATGCGGCCGTGCGGGAGGCGCCAGAACCGGTGCCGGAGACCACAGCGGTGAAGGTCCCGGTTGCGGGGTCGATCGTGCCGCACTTCGGGGAGGGGACGACGGTGGAGGCGCTCGCGCCGGATTACCGGCGGATCGTGGAGGTGGTGGAGTCCGGTCCGGGAGGCGGTGAGGGGGTGCCGGCGAAGGAGATCGCGTCCGGGCTGGGGCTGGAGTTGGTGCCGGCGAAGATCGAGGGGGTGCGGTCCAAGGCGAGGCGCCTGGCCGAGCGGGGCTGGCTGGCGGTGTCGCCGTCTGGACGGTTCACGCCGCGGCAGTCCACTGTGACCGCTCCTGCCGGGGCCGGGAGGCTGTCCGGGCAAGACGGCGGCTCATGAGCATGGCCTGCGAGAAGTAGATGAACGCCTCGCTGGAGGCGGGCAGTGTCTCGAAGTCGCGCACCAGGCGCCGCGAGCGCATCAGCCATCCCAGGGTGCGCTCGACCACCCACCTTCTCGGCAGCACCACGAACCCCTTCATGTCGTCGCTGCGTTTGACGATCTCCAGCGTGAGCTGGAGTTTCTCCTTCGCCCAGTCGACCAGGCAGCCGGTGTAGCCGCCGTCGGCCCACACCAGCGTGATCGTGCGGAACCGCGCCCGCAGATGGGGCAGCATGACGCGGGCGGCCTGCCGGTCGGTCACGTGTCCGGCCGTCACCAGCACCATCAAGACGAGGCCGATGCTGTCCGTGATGACGTGCCGGCGCCTTCCGTTGATCTTCTTGCCGCCGTCGTAGCCGCGTGAGGCGGCGGGCACCGAGGAGGCGCCCTTCACCGACTGCGAGTCGATGATCGCTGCCGTCGGCTCTGGCTGACGGCCCTCGGCCTCACGGACCCTTCCGCGCAGCCGGTCGTGGAACTCCCGGGCCAGGCCCGCCCGTCGCCACCTGCGAAAGTAGGCGTACACGCGGTCCCATGCCGGGTAATCGACAGGCAGGGAGCGCCACTTGATCCCATTGTCGGTGACGTAGAAGATCGCGTCCAGCATCTGCCGGTGGCAGTAGCCCTCCGGCTGTCCGCCCCGGCCCTCCAGCCAGGCCGGGACCGGCATCGCGTCGCGCACCACCGCCCATTCCTCATCCGTCATGTCGGAGGGATACACCGGCGCCCTCTCCGGGCGGTCGGCCGCGTTCCCGAACCGGTGAGCGAGGCAATCGCACGCCGACACGCGGGAGTTGGACGGGAACAGGTCCGTCACGCAAGACTGGGACAACAGGGCCTCCTGGCGCTCGAGTTGGCTTCGCAACCCTCGTGCTGCACCGGAGGTCCTGCTTTCATGCGCCCGCGCGGCCAAGATCACTCGACCTGGGACCCCGTTCGATCAGAACCGCGCTCATGATCGATAGGCATACGGCTTCTTATGCGCGGGTTCTCTCGGCATGCGCGGATGTGTTGGCGGTGCAGTATCCCGGGCGTCAGGATCGGCGTCATGAGCCGGCGTTGACGTCGGTGGGTGTTTGGCGGACCGGGTCTTCGAGGTGTTGCGGCCTTTCGGCGATCTGCCGGTGGTGTTGTTCGGTCACAGGATGGGCGGGATCCTCGGGTTCGAGGTCGCTCGGCGGATGGAGCGGGCGGGCTGGCCGCCGTTGGGGCTGATCGTGTCCGGGCGTCGTCCTCCTGACGTGGATGCCGTGGACGATGTGCACACGCGTGGCGATCAGGCGTTGATCGCGGAGATGAGCGCGTTGTCGGGCACGGATCCGGGGGTGTTGGCCGACGAAGAGGTTCTGCGGATGGTGCTGTCGGCGCTGCGTGCGGATTTCACCGCCGTCGAGACCTACCGTTACCGGCCGGACGGTCCGGGGGTTCCGCTGAGCTGCCCGTTGAGCGTGTTGACGGGGAAGTCCGATCCGCGGGTCGGCGTGGAGCAGGCGATGGCGTGGCGGGACTTCACCAGCGGTCCGTTCACGTTCCGCAGTTCCCGGGCGGGCATTTCTTCCTGACTCCGCAGCAGGACGCCGTCAGGCTCGGCTGGGCGCGTCGGTCACCGCTGCGCCGCCGCGTCGTGGCGGGCTGCTCCTCGTTCTCGCGGTGGATCCGGCGAAGCCGCTCGGCGCGGCAAGGCACTGCACGACGGGACGATGTTCGCCCGCAACACCTGGCTCACCCGGTGGGCGTTCGACATTCTGGGTTCCGACGATCAGTTCCGTCTCTACGAGTTGGAGGACCTGGTCCTCGACCGGGACATGGTCTGGCCGGGATGCGAGGGAACCCTGACGGACTTCGGCTGGGGGTTCCTCGGGGACATCGAGAAGCACGCGAAACAGCGCATCGACATGCTCGCGCACTTCGAGCAGAGTCTGTCGCCGGACGACTTCCTTGTCTTCGCCAGCGCACCATGGTTCGGGGCCCGCGACGACCACTACGGGATGCCGAGGTGGCCTGCCTGCGTGGAGGCAGCGGTGTGTCGGCTGCGCGGCAAGGACGAGGAGTTCTGACGCGTGGAGGGCGACTGGATGACCCAGATGGGCCCAGCTCCGGCTGCCGTCACCGCGGACCTCGAGGCGACCCGGGAACTGCTGCTGGAGTCGCCGTGGAAACTGGGTGCCGAGAACCTGGACTGGTTTGCCTGGAACCCGATCCTGCGACCACGCTGCACGCAGGCATAGGCGGGCGTGCAACGTTCGGTCTGTGCCGAAGCCACGGGACGTATTGGCTCGCCGCACTTGCTGCCCTGCCGGGGGCGTCGAGTGATGATCAACCCGCAGGCCACATGACCGCGGAGCCAGCAGCGGAGAGCTGAGTTGTCTGGGCAGGCCATCGCCGCTTTCCTCACCAGGCGCCGCCAGCCGCGAGGGCCTGCGATTCGAGGCGCGCTCCCTGGCGCTCGTGACGCTGTTCCGTGCTCATCGTCGCCCACGAGAGTGACCGACGGAGGCGAGCTCGCGGCGGCTGGGCGGGTGGTGCCAGGACGGGATCGGGGTGGCGTCGACGCCGATGTCGCTTCCCCGCGCTCGCTGAACGCCAGCCCGTCGCGCACCCGCAGCAGCGCCGTCCACGAGGCGGATCTCGCCGCGTGGAACGGACGCGGCCATCGCCGTGCAGGGCCTCGATCGAGCATCAGGTCTCATGCCGCCCTCTCGCAGCGGGCGGTTCGGCGGTGCTGACGTCCAGGACCGTCACGCCCAGCACGTGCATCGGCTCGACGCTGACCTCCAGCAGCACTCGCGTGATGATGAACGGGGAGCCGGAACAGGCGTGTTCCTCCCCCCGGGCTCTCCAGCGGATTCGGCTGGGCACCCACAGCCTGTCGTCGACGTGATAGGCCAGAGGTCTGCCGAGCCGGCCGTCGAAGGCCAGGGGACCCGTGCCGGGCGCCGGGAAGTCCGGGGCGAAAGGTCGCGCAGGTCCCGTGAGTACGGCTGCCTGCACCTGCTGGGCAACCGGCTCCGACCGCGCCAGAAGGTTCAAGTCCTCGGCGCTTACCGTCACTTTGGTGCCCCAACGCTTCAACAGCGCGGGAATGCCGTCCTGCATCAGACCCAGGAAGAGTGATCTGTCCGTGCCCAGACGATGTTGTGCTTCTGCACGCAGGTCGGGGTGGAACGCGGTGCGCGCGGCGAAGTTCTGGTTGCCGGAGAGGAACCAGAGCATCTGGTTG includes:
- a CDS encoding phosphorylcholine phosphatase, giving the protein MAARRGRRFGLSAMGSALAVLLIASVVGLWPPQEATAASPHGKAVVDQLRHWPAPVAEKLGQVIADHAHQGEYAVFDADNTTYRYDLEESLLPYLEMRGKLKRSTMDPSLRLIPFKDTKHHKESLYSYYNRLCEIDDQVCYPWVAQVFSGFTLKQLKGYVDDLLAYGKPVPAEYYDGDRLTQTQVQPPQFYRGMQELYHVLRDNGIEVYVVSAAGEELVRDVLSDPAHGYGAEPQNVIGVSMLLKDPVTGKLTTARKEISEGRYDPRELADDKLTSSLWAPLTWFQGKPAAISTYIDQWRKPILVAGDTPVSDGPMLFQSLDVEHGGARIWVNRKDKYLTQIQDMQKANAARQEELGQPVTADKNWLVVKPDEIR
- a CDS encoding DUF5988 family protein, whose protein sequence is MNQPNAILKGGPAFQLTDEDRIRYIADTTTKIKLLKGNRYEHFEPTHTTITHNNDQQLHVYTWTGYTCVAE
- a CDS encoding IS5 family transposase, giving the protein MTDEEWAVVRDAMPVPAWLEGRGGQPEGYCHRQMLDAIFYVTDNGIKWRSLPVDYPAWDRVYAYFRRWRRAGLAREFHDRLRGRVREAEGRQPEPTAAIIDSQSVKGASSVPAASRGYDGGKKINGRRRHVITDSIGLVLMVLVTAGHVTDRQAARVMLPHLRARFRTITLVWADGGYTGCLVDWAKEKLQLTLEIVKRSDDMKGFVVLPRRWVVERTLGWLMRSRRLVRDFETLPASSEAFIYFSQAMLMSRRLARTASRPRQERSQWTAAA
- a CDS encoding thioesterase II family protein; translation: MADRVFEVLRPFGDLPVVLFGHRMGGILGFEVARRMERAGWPPLGLIVSGRRPPDVDAVDDVHTRGDQALIAEMSALSGTDPGVLADEEVLRMVLSALRADFTAVETYRYRPDGPGVPLSCPLSVLTGKSDPRVGVEQAMAWRDFTSGPFTFRSSRAGISS